From Streptomyces sp. NBC_01551:
CTCGGCCGCTGCCTGGGCCACAGCGGTGAACGAGGCGTCGTCCAGGGCGGAGGAGACCGCGTTCAAGATCATGAATGTGCCGGTGCCGTATCCGTCGCGGCCGGGGGCGGCGGCGCCCGCGGCGGTGCGGACCTGGGCCCGCCAGGACGGCCAGAGCCCGGCCGCCTCGACCGCGAGGTCGGTCCGCAGCCGACCGTGCCGGGTCCGCAGCCCGCACTCGGTGACCTCACCCAGCACGCCGAGCATCGCCCCCGCCGCACGCGACGCCGCGGCGTTCGACGTCGCCGCCCCGCCCGTATCGCCGGCCAGCGCCACCCGGACCGAGGGCTCCGTCACCGCGAGCGCGAACGCCAAGGAACGGCCCACCACTCCCGCGCCGACCACCAGCACATCCGCACCCTGCACTGCCATGCCCCTACTCCCCGCGTCACAGCCCAGAACCCGGCTCCGGCGAGGCTCGCCCTCACCAGCCGCAGGGCGGCCTCGCGATCCAGACCTTGGACCCCCCATCCACCCACCCCCGGCACACCAAGATCAAGACGACTCCCGGCCACCCCGTAAAGATCACCCGAGTCAGCCCCTGGGCCGATACCCCGCAAGGTCGGCCAGCAGGGTACGGATACGGGCCTCGTCGCCGTCACGGACCGCCCGCACGATGTGCTCAACCGTGTCCCGGGCCCCGGGGATCGACGCCTGCCGGACCGGCCGTGGCCCAACCAAGACCGGCCCGGCCCGGCAGACTTCCCCGGCCCGGCACCCGCCGAGGCGCCTGACACCCCCCCCGTCATGCCCTCCCCAACGGACCGGGCTGCCGCAAGGTCGCTGCCCCCGACGCACGCCTCGGGGCGCAGCGGGTACAGCCGCCGGCGCTCAACCCATAGCTGATGTCGCTGGACGAGGCGGCCCAGGAGCAGGTCCGCGCAACCGATCCCGCCTCCCCCGAGCACCACCAACGGCGCGGACCCAGCTACGGTCAGCCGCTTCACACTCATCCCCATCGGCCCGCCACCCAGTTCGGCCAGCGTGTCGGCGTCGTCCTCCTTGGCCCAGCCGGACAGGCGGTCCGTCTCCTGCGCTTCGTCCGCGAGGTGCAGCACGGGGTCGTCCACCCGGACGGTGCGCGTACGACCGCCATGGCCAGATAGGGCCGGCGTGACCGCAGGCAGGGTGGCGAGGACGCGGGACGACATGCCGCGCATGGCGCAATGAGCCGCTCCGGCGGCTGACCGGGTCACGGTGTGCCGAGGCGGTGACCGGCACGTGGGTGGAAGGAAGATGGCACACCGGGTCATGGGTGAGGAGAGGGTGGATCGGTCGGAGGGTTTCGGTGAGCGGCTGCTCGGTCTGCTGCTGGACCGGGCGCCGCATCTGCCGCCGCAGTTGATCGCCCCGCTGATCGCGGAGGAGGTGGGCAGGGTCGGAGGCCGTGACGTGTCCATCTCCAGTACTACGCACAGGAGTTGCTGGTGCCGCTTCCGGGCAGGAAGCTGCACGTCAGTCAGCCCGAGCCGGTGATCGACTCTCCCGCCGGCCGGGCTTTCCTGCGCGGGGAGGCAGTCGAGGTGCCGCTGGCCGGCGGCGGCGTCCGGATGTACCTGCCTCTGCTGGACGGCAGCGACACGGTGGGCGTCATGGTCCTCACCCTGGACGCCGTAGGCGACGCTGGCTGCTGCACTGAGACGCCAACAAGCAAGGAAACAGACCGAAATGAAGGAACGAGTCCGCGCCGTCCTCGTCACCGCTGACGACACGATGCTGGTCATCCGCCGCACCAAGCCCGACATCCCTGAGTACTGGGTGCTCCCAGGCGGGGGCGTCGAACCCAGCGACGAGTCGAGGGAGGCCGCACTCCATCGGGAGATCCACGAGGAGATCGCAGGGAAGGCCGACATCGTCCGGCTCCTCCACACGATGGAGACGGACGACGAGCGTCAGCTCTTCTACCTTGCCCGCATCGCCACCTGGTCCTTCGAGGACCGCACCGGGCCTGAGTTCAGCGCCGAGGGACGCGGCGAATACGCGCTGGAGGAGATCCCGCTGACCGTGGACGGGCTCGACCGCATCGACCTCAAGCCCGAGGAGATCGCCCACGTCCTCCGGGGCGCCATCGGCGCCGGCAACCTTCGGGCAGAGCCTGCGAAGTAGCTGTTCGTCTTTGTGGGCTTGCCGTCGGGACCGGCGCCGAGCTGCGTCGGCCCTGACGGTCCCTACGGTGTGCTGCGGCTGTTGGTTGCTGTGAGGACGTCCCCGCCCGCACGTCCAGTGGTTAGTCGGACAGACGCCCCAGCAGCGCGCCTTGGCCGGACTGGAGAATATGCGCGGCATCCAGCGGGATCCAGAAGCACTCGAAGTAGGTCGGCTCCTGCTCGCCGTCGTGGTCCTCCTGGCTCATCCACCTGTCGGGCGTCGGTTCGGTCAACTCCAAGTGGAAGACGTGCCGGTGCTGGATCTCGAACCGGTACGGGCTGATGTCGTACTCGGCCACGCCGAGCTTGCGGACGATCTTGAAGTCCGACAGGCCAGTCTCCTCGCGGGCCTCGCGCAGAGCAGCGGCTTCCGGGTTCTCACCGAGGCGGATGCTGCCTGCAGGCACCTGGATGCCGACCTCCTCGTAAGAGTAGTCGGTGTGGCGGAGCACCAGCAGGTGTCCGTCACGGACGACGTAAACGAGGACCTTTTCCTTCGTGACCTTCTCGGGCATAGCGGCGACCTCGGCTTGGGGTGCAGGGACTGGTTCGTGGGCCAGGCCTCGTGGAGGCCGGGACTGTCTATCCGTGGGTGCTGATCATTTCGGCTGTCCGCGGACCGGCGCAGGCGTACGGATGATCTTTACCTGCGCGGGGTGGACTGAAGCTCGCCCACCAAGCGCTCGGCCTCCCTTCGGGCTGGCGTCAGCAGCGGATCTCCCTCGTAGCAGAGGGGCGTTGAACTCGCAGCGGCCAGGCGCCGACGCGATTCGGCGGCGAGGCCCGCCGGAACCCGCTGGGGGAAGGCGTTCGTCGAGTACGGGCGGATCGTCAGAACCTGCAGCACGGGGTTTGCGGTCGGGAACCGTAGACGGGCCGGGTCGCGTCCTTTCCCGGGATCGTGGAAGGGAAGCCCGTGAGCATCGGCCCACCCCGTCAGCCCGGGCCACCGCCCGCGAGCATCGACCCACCCCCTGAGTCCGGGCCACTGCCCGCGGGTGAACCAGCCGCCGCCGTAAACGCCGTTGTGGCGACGGCTGCGTGAGGAGGAATGGCCAGCCGCTGGGTGAGGTGTTCCGGGTGCAGCGGGTGCGGGGCCTGGGGAGCCCTCGTCATTTCGGGGTTGCTGCTGGCCGTGTTCGGCGGCAGGACGGCATAGCGTCGGCGACCTCACTCGCGAGGCTGTCTCGGGCGAGACAGCGCCATGGGCTCGGCCGGTGGCTTGTGGCGTCGCTTCGTGACGGGCATGTACCTCTCCGCCCTGCCGCCCGTCGGTGGTCACTCGGTGTCGGGCGGCCAGGTGGCGCGGTCGCGGAGGTGGTGGAACTCCGTCAGCTCGGAGGCGAGGACGTCGAAGTGCGGGAGCGGGGCCCACAGGCTGCGCTCGCCGATGACGTAGAGGCGGCGTTTGGCGCGGCTCGCGGCGACGTTGAGCAGGTGCGGGGTGCGGGCCGCCCAGTCGCGGGCGCCGGGCCGACCGCCGCCGAGCACGAGGACGACGACGTCGGCTTCCTTGCCCTGGGCCCGGTGGACGGTGGCGCAGCGCTCCTCGATCAGTTCGGACGTCCAGCCGTCACGACCGCGGCAGATCTTCTGGCATTCGGCGACGAGGGCCCGGAAGGGGGCGATGACGCGCACGCGCTCGACGGTGACGCCGTGCCGGTGCAAGTGGTCGAGGACGAACTCGAAGGCCCGACGGTCGCGTTCGCCCCACGGGGCCTCGGACGGGCGGCTCGGGTCGTCGGTGTTGAGCCAGCGGCTGGGCAGCAGGCCGTCCCGTTCCGTGTCGGGGAACGCCTCGGGTGCGGTGCCGTAGACCATGAGGCCGCCGTAGGCGACCTCGTTGCTGACCGTGAACATCGGCTCTTCGCAACGGCGGTGTACGCGCAGCGGCGAGCCCACCCAGACGTGCTCGTCGCTGGTGTCCGGGGCCGGCAGGTAGGTGCCGTAGCGGTTGGTCCGGTCGGCGACGGCCTGGGCCGAGGTGGCCGACGGCAGCCAGTGCTCGTCGACGCCGTAGGCGCGCAGCAGTCGGCGCTGGAGGGCCTCGGGCATGGTGACGACGGGTTCGAGCTGGAGCGGATCGCCGACCAGAACGGCCCTGCGGGCGCGCCACAGCGCGCCGGCGGCGGCCTGCGGGGTGGCCTGCCCGGCCTCGTCGACGAGGACCCAGCCGATGGACTCCCGGCCGAGGCGGGCGAACATGCTCCCGACGGAGGAGAAGGTGGTCGAGACGACGGGCACCAGGAGGAACAGGGTCTGCCAGGCGTGCGCGACCTCCTCGTCGGGGACGGGCCCGTTGGTCCCGGCCATCAGCTCCATGAGGACCTGGAGGTTGCCGCGGACCTTCTTCGCGGCACCGGCGACGAAGGCGCGGTGCAGGTCGAGGGAGCGCAGGAACAGGTCGCTGCGCGCGGTGGACCACGCCTCGTCGGACCAGGGCGAGCCGAGTTCCTGGTCGGCTTCGTCGAGGTGAGCCCAGCCGAGCGGCAGGGACGGCAGCGTCCGGGCCGCCTCCCGCAGTTCGCGGTGGCGGCTGTCGAGTTCGGCGACGGCGCCCCGCAGGTCGCGGCGGGACGAGTCGGCGGTCTGCCGGGCGTGCCGGAGGGAGGTGGCTGCCGCGGATTCCCGCGCGCTCGCGGCCCGTTCGTAGGCGAGGGCGGCGGTGAGGCCGGTGGCTGCCTCGTCGACAGCGCTGCCGGACCGGGCGTGCCGGTCGGCGGCCAGGGATTCGGTGCGCACGGCTGCGGCGACCTGCTCCAAGGAGTCCTCGAGCGCGGCGCGCTGTTGGACGAGCAGGTACGCGATCTCGGCCTGGGTGTGCTCCTGCTGCCGTTCGGCGGCCTGCCGTTCGGCCGTGCTCTGCAGCAGGCGGCGCAGCCCGCCGCGCAGGCCCCGCTCGACGGCCGGGGGAGTGTCGTGGCGGGCGGTGAGGGCAGTCACGTACTCGCGGTGGTGCGTGGCCAGTTCACGGGCGGCCGACAGGTCCGCGCGGGCGGTGGCCAGCTCCTGGCGGGTCCGCGGTACGTGCTCGGAGGCCGTATGGTGCCCGGCCTCGGCCACCGCGGTGGCGGTCCGGGCGCAGGCAGTGGCGGCGGTGGCCCGGTCCAGGACCGCAGCGGCGGCGGCGATCTGCTGGTCGGCCTGGGATACGGCGGCTTCCAGGTCCGCGATCCGCTGCCCGGCCGAGGGGGACTCGACGGCGGCCAGGGCCCCGGTCAGCCGGGCACGTTCGGCGCGCAGCCGCTCGACCTTGGCCTGGGCGGTACGGAACGCGGCGACAGCGTCAGTCCACGACGGCACGGGCCGGGCGGGCCCGGCGGCCGCGGCCGCAACCTGGTCTGCCGGGGTGACGGGAGCACGGCCACCGGGCTGTGGCTTGGGCGGGATCCAGTCGCTCAGGACCTCCCGCATGCCGCGCAGCGGCGGCAGCTCCGCGGCCTTGCGGGCGTCGGTCTCCTTCTCCGGCAGTCGGCCCCACCAGAACCGGTCCCCGAACTCCTTGCGGTTGGCCTTGTTGCCGAGCACCGCCGCGACCAGACCCCAGGCCGGCCCGCCGAGGAGCGCGGAGGCGAGGTCGGAAAAGTGGTCGGTGCCTGCTTGCCAGTGCTCGCCGAGCGCACCAATGCCGGGCAGCTCGGCGGTGATGTTCTCCACGGCGCCGTTGTTGGACGAGGTGACCACGATCTCGAACCCGGTCAGCCGCGGGTCGAGCCGCGACACGAAGCGGGCGTGCCTGCCCTGGCGGTCCTTGCCCCGCCACGCCGGACCGGAGAACACCTGCGAGGGCCGGTCGAACGTGGCCAGCACCGCCGCCCGCTCGACGACCAGGGCGGCGACCAGGTCGCGCAGCATCGTGGTCTTGCCCGTGCCCGGCGGGCCGTTCACGGAGAACATCCCGCCCTCGGTTCCCGCTCGGTCGGCGAGCATGCGGTCGACCGCGAACTGCTGGCTCAGCGCGAGCGGGAACCGAGCCGGTGCGGGCCAGCGGCCGGCCGGAACCAGGTCCGGGGCCACTCCGGCCAGGACGACCCCGCGCTCCCGGCGCACGTCCGTCCGCGCCCCCACGTCAACGGCGTCGAGCTCGGTCAGGTACGCCTCCAGCGCCGGGCCGATCTCCTTGCCGACGGCCGCGGACACCCGGGCCAGATCAGGGGGAAACAGACTGTTCAAGAACGGCGCGGCGGCGGCGATCTTCGTCTGCGGGTCCCGCGGCCGGTTGACCAGCCTGCTGCGCACCCGGACCACCCGCGGCCGCAGGTGGTCCTGAACCCCGCACAGGTCGGCGATCTGCGCGGTCAGGGCGACCAGATCGGCGAACCCGAGCGCACGGGGACCGGCGCCGGCCCCGTACTCCGCCGACGTGTCAGGACCGTCGGTCGACGCCCCCTCGGGAACGCCCCCGGTACTGTCCGGCCGCCCGGACTCCACCTGCTCCTCGGCGGCGCGGCGCGCCGCGACCCAGTCCGCGGCGCGGCGAACCAGGGGTTCCGCCGCGCCCTGTAGCGCGGCGCCGGCGACCTCGCCGAACAGGGCCCCGACCGCCCCGACGGCAGCGCCGCCCAGGATCTCGGCGAGCAGCCGTTGCCATCCGCCGTCGGCCGTGCCCGGCGCTCCCGCCGCACCCTCGGAGCCGGGCCGCCGCTCGTACACCGTTCCGGCGGCCGGTGCGGTGGGGTCGTAAGGGATCGCGGTGGCCGTGAGCTCGTCGATCGCCCCGCCGAACGCGTCGTCGAGCTCCTCAAATCCGTCCAGCCACCCAGGTGTGGACGGCCCAGGATCGAAGAGGCGGCCGGTCGCCCAGGCGCACGCGGAGATCACGGACGTGTCCTCGAGCGGTCGGCCCTCGTCGTCCAGGACCAGCGCGAACATCGCGCTCTGGCCCGACAGCACCAGCTCGCTCTGCGGCACACCGGGGTCGGGATCGGTCCCCGCGGGCAGGACCGCGATCATCGCCTGGCGGAGCAGCTCCAGGTCGAAGACCCCGCAGTAGACCTCGTGCCGCCACATGCGGCCGTACGGTGCCCGCCGCGCCCCCGTCTCCGGATGGTCCGGAGCCCACGGCAGGAGCGGTGGTACCCGGCCCGGCTCCGGCGTCAGGTCGGATACGTACTCGTCCCTCGGCCCGGAGCGGGCGGCGGGGCGTCGGCGGGGTAGCGCCGGGATGGTCGGCGGGCTGAACAGCTCGATCGCGCGCCAGCACTCCAGCAGGGCCTGCCGTCGACGGTCCTGCGCGTGTCCGTTCCGCACCCACTGCCCCCGTGTCGCACGCGCGGCATTCTGCCGCTCCCCTGAAGATCAGCCGTGCCGCCGAATCTACCGGACCGTCAGCGGGCCGAGTCCCGAGCAGCGGGGGCCTACGGCGCCGGAACGCCCAGGGACACAGGGCCGGTTCGGCCGGCTCGGGCCGGGGCGGGCAGGCGCGAGGGGCATGGTGGAACTCCCGTGGACCCCGACTGTCGCGAGCAGTCAGGGTCGGTGCGTGCTCGCCTGACGCGAGGGCTCCTAGCGCCGACAGGACTGGGGGCTACGGCAGGACGTGCTCTTTGCGCACCCCACGCCGGAGAAACTGACCTCACACATCGCCCGCCTGTCGGGCTGACGCCCGAGACACGACAACGGGGGTGGGCCGGCGGGCCGGGGCACCGGGGCACCGGCCCGCCGGCCGGTGCGGGCAGGGTCCGCTCCGGCGACCTCGATGGGCCCGGCGCATGCATGGGCTCCGGGCAGCCGCCGCATTTGGGCGTCGGCGCGGTGTTGAGGCTCGCCGATGGCTTCCGGCTGTTTGCAGTCCCACTCCTGGACCGGTCCGGATCCCGGCGAACCGGCCGTCGTGCTTGAAGTGCCGGTTGCGGCGTGGGCACCCCCGCAGAAGGCGGAGGCGGGGCAGGTGGCGCGGCACCACGGCAGGCGTCGACGACCTGCCAGAACTCGGGGATCCGGAAGGTGTGTTCCTCGGCCTCGGTCGCGAGGACGTCCAGGCCCTCCTTGAGCGCGTTGCCGGTGGTGAAATCACTTCTGAGCCCGGCTCCCGGACCAGCGGCAGGGACCACGGCTGCGGTGTCAGTCTGCTGAAGTATCCTTCCCGCCACCGCACACCGACTCGGAGGACCGAGAGAATTGACTGGCCTGTCTGCTTTCCCGCTGCCCTTTCATGCTTCCCGTTCCGTATCGTTCGCGACACCCCGAACGCTGCGGGAACTTCAGATGATGCAGTTCAGCTCACGCATTCGGGCGAAGCCCGGGTGGTTCGACAAGATGAACGATGCCGACATCGTCGCCAGGTGGACGCACGAGGCGGTTGCCCAGGGCCTCACCGAAGCGCAGGTTCGTTACGTGCTCGCCGAACTCATGCATTACGCCGCGCTGCGGGACGGGCGAACCGGCGTCGAGGTGTCCGCCGTCGACGGGGTGTGGCAGTCGGACACTCTGGTCGACGACAAGCTCGGATCCCGGCTGCGCGAGGCGGTTCGGGTTCTGGAACAGGTCCCCGAAGCAGAACGGGACTGGCATCCCGGATCCGACGGCCAGGTGCTGGATCTGGTTCATCCCTCACTTTTCTGCCTGGTGAGAGAGGTGAGCGGTGGGCCCGAGCGGGCTTGGCAGAACCCGACGGACCGATACTCGAAGTACGAATTCTCGGAGAAGTTCCAGTGGCTGCCCACGGACGTCGACGTCAGTGACGACGGCGATGTCGACTTCCGTTCGTACGTCAACAACATCCACCCCGAGACTCATCACGAACTAGCCTCCGTGCTGCCGGACTTGTTCGCGCGCATGCGCCCGCTGCTGGAGAACGTCCTCACCGATCTGCGTCATCCGCGGCCCCTGCGGATCGAGGCAGATCCTTACGGGTGGTACGACTCGGAGCCGGAGCGTCCGGACAAATCCTCCTACAGTGATGACGGCGCCTACGCAGAAGCCCTGTGTGCGTGGGAGGAGGCCCAGGACGACTGGTGGGAAAACCGCCGTCCGGTCATCCCGGACGCCCCGGCCTTCACCCCGCCCGAGTTGCCCGACGAATCCGCCCGAGTCGACCTGCGCGGCCGCCGTCTCCAGGTCATCGTCAAGCTTGCCACTGTGCATCTCACTCCGGACAAGCCCGAGTACCCGGGCGGTTCCTGGCATGTCGAGGGGATGGTGAACGAGCGGATCGTCTCGACCGGCATCTACTACTGGGACAGCGAGAACATCACCGAAAGCGAGCTGAGTTTCCGGGCGGCACTTGACGACCCGCACTACGAACAGAACGACGACAACGGCCTGCGTGAGGTCTACGGCCTGGAGGACGAAGACGCGTTGAACCAGATGCTGGGATCGACATCGACCCCTGCGGGCCGCTGCCTGGCGTTCCCGAACGTCCTGCAACACCGCGTCGGCTCATTCCGCCTCGTGGACCCCACCCGCCCGGGACATCGCAAAATTCTCGCGTTCTTCCTGGTCGATCCGTCGGAAAAGATCGTCTCGACATCCGAGGTGCCACCGCAGCAACCATGGTCCGCCACCTCGACCATGACGCTTGAGCAGGCCAAGGACTACCGCGAACAACTCATGCAGGAACGCAAGTTCTTCGTGGACGAGCACAACGAGCAGCTCTACGAACGAGAATTCTCCCTCTGCGAGCACTGAGCCCCTTCTGTGATGCAGGCGGCCCGGTGACCGTTCACGTCTCGTCGTTCGTGGAGCACCACTCGCGAAGCCGCCTGGCTCGCCGTGTGTTCCGCGAGGGCTGCAGGACGACCCCTACGCGTCATTCGGTCCAGATGTCCAGCAGTTGGCTTGCCGCACGGAAATGATCGGGTGAATCCACGTTGCATACGACGGTGACGGCAGTGTTACGGTCCGGGCTCACCTTGAAGGTGCTGTGGAACCCCTCCCAGTCGCCGCGATGTACCAGGCTCTTGTCGGGGAGAAGGAGGATTCCGGCCCCGTACCGCCCTTCTTCGATTCCACGCGCACGCAGGACGTCACCCACGCTCACGGCTCCCTCGGTGACCCCGGCGAGCAGTTCCGGTCCACCGATGCGGCCAGTGCGGTAGTTGTCGGCCCAGCGGACGAATTCCCCAGGAGTGGTCTGGACGGACCCGTCTCCGTACTGTTTCCAGGGGGAGGATTCGGGAGTGAAGGAGCCGTCCTTCTCGTCGTACGACTTTGCCTTGCCGGGAACGTCCACGGCCGGGGACAAAGTCATGCGCAGGTGCAGTGGGGTGAAGAACTCCTGTTGGATGAAGGTCGGGAACGGCTTGCCGGTGACCCTCTCGACGACATGTGCCAGGAGGACGTAGTTGGAGTTGGAGTAGGAGAAACGCTTGCCTGGCGGATCTTCCGGCTGTGAGGCGAGGATGGCCGCGATCGCTTCCTGCTGGCCGGCCGGATCCGTCACCTTGATGCCCTTGGCCTCCAGCAGATCCTGGTAGTCGGTGATGCCGCTGGTGTGACGCATCAAGTCGCCCAGGGTGATGTCCCGCGTCCAGGCGGGCGGGTTGTCGAGGAAGTCGGACAGGGGGTCGTTCAGCGCGAGTTGGTGTCGACCGGCCAGCAAAAGGACGGCGTCTGCTGTGAATTGCTTGGAGTTGGATGCCATGTCGAAGACCGTCTTCGAGGTGATGGCGCGCCCGGTCGTCAGATCGGCCTTCCCCCTCCCCGCCTCCCAGACGACGCTTCCCTGCACGCCGACAGCTGCCGCACAGCCCGGGCCATCAGGAGAAGGCACCAGCTCCTGGAGAACACCCGCGCTGCGCTTCTCGTGGTCATCGCCGGTCACGTATGCCTGCGGCCCTGCGGCACCGGCCAGTACGACCGCGAGCATGGCGCCCCCGGCGGCGCACAACGATGCCATCCGGTGCACGGACCCCACCTCTCTCTCCACGTGGACGAGGTCGCCCAGGGGGTTCTCGAACTCGGGGGCCCAGACCGAGCCGGCGGCTGGGCCCCCGCTGGGCGATGTCGTGGTGGTGCGGGCGGAAGGCATGCAATCCCAACGCTAGCGGGTGGTCCGAAGAGGCGCACAGGGACGCAGGAGGCCCGAGAAACATCCCTTGGTCCGAGAACTGCCCGGTGGGCGGCCAGGTACGGCCTCGGCCACGGGGCGTGACCGCTCCGCGAGCGCGCGAACGCCCCGCCGGGTAGCGTTGAAGACGCGCGTTCCGGCCAAACCGCTGCGGCCTGGTCCGGCAGGGCTGCCGCCTCTGTCGGCAGAGGAACGAGATCACATGCCAAAGCACAGCATCCACGCGGCGGCGACCGCCGCGACCGCTCTGGTCTGCCTGGCAGCCTTCGGCCCCGTACCGAGCAGCGCGGCTGCAGCAGTTCCGCGGTCAGTCGGGCCACCCAGCCCGGCAGGCTCGTCCCGGTTCGTGCCCGGCCCCTGTCCGAAGACGCCCGAGCCGATCGAAGCGCTGAGCGATGCCCGGTGCGGCTTCCTCGAGGTCCCCGAGAACCGCTCCCGCCCCGGCAGCCGGACCATCAAGCTGGCTGTGGCGAGGATCCCGGCCGCCTCGGACGAACCCGCCGCGGACCCCGTGGTGTTCATGGCGGGCGGCCCCGGCGCCGACACGTTCGACGACATTCCGTTCCTCGTCGACTCCGGCCTGAACAAGGACCGCGAACTGATCGTCATGGCCCAGCGCGGCAACCTCTACGACCAGCCGAACCTCGCCTGCCCGGAGGTCGACCGGTTCAACGCCCAGGCCGTGGGCCTGGGCTACGACGCACAGCAGGCGGAACAGATCATGCTGAAGGCGGTGACGGACTGCCGGGCCCGCCTCGTGGCCGACGGTGTCGACCTGAGCGCCTACAACAGCACCGAGAACGCGGCGGACTTCGCCGACCTGCGAACCGCGTTGGGGATCTCCCAGTGGAACGTCTACGGGTACTCCTACGGCAGCAACCTGGCCCTCACGTACCTGCGCCTGCACCCCGAGGGAATCCGCGCGGTGGCGATCGACTCGATCGCACCTTCCCAGTTCGTGACCCTGCCGTGGACATGGGGCAGTACCGCCGAGGGGATCCACAACATCTTCGAGGCGTGCGCGGCGCAGCCCGCCTGCAAGGACCGCTACCCGGACCTTCCCCAACTCCTGACGGAGCAGGTCCGCAAGCTGGAGGCGCAGCCCCTGACGCTGAACGTCGCGCCGCCGGACGGTGGGAAGCCGGTCAAGACCGTCCTCGACGGGGGCGCGCTGCTGAATCTGATCGTCGCCTTCACTCCCCGGCCCAAGGACATGCCCGCAGCGCTCGAGGAACTCAGCAAGGGGAACCCGGAGCGCTTCGCCCAGGCCCGCGCGGCCGGCTCGGTCCAGAAGGTCGGCGAGTTCGCGCACGGCCTGACGAACTCGATCGCGTGCAGTGAATGGGCGCCGGGATACTCGGAGTCCGACGTGCTGAAGGCGGGGCAGAAGGCCTTCCCCGGGTGGCCGGACACGGTCCTGGCCCAGCCTCCGCAGCTGCCCTTCCAGTACCCGGTGTGCGGGATCTGGAACGTTCCCGACCGCGCGTCCGCCCAGCGGGTGCCCACGTTCAGCTCGGTGCCGGCACTCGTCGTCTCCGGCACGTTCGACGTGAAGACCGGGGCGAGTTGGGCGAAGGGCGTGGCGCGCAACCTGTCCAATTCGACCTCCGTGCAGGTCCCCGGAATCGGCCACTGGGTCGTCCCGCAGTCGCCTTGCGCGCAAAGCGTGCTGGCCTCGTTCCTCGCTCACCCGACCGCGCCCGACACGAGTTGCGTGGACGATGTCGAGCCCCAGCCGTTCACGATCATCCCGAAATAGCCGGGAGTGCAGATGACTCTCCACCAAGCGCCGCGTCGTCCGCGCACCACACGACGACTCCTGGCAACGTCGGCCGGCATGGCGACCGGTCTCCTCGTCACCGGCCTGCTCACAGCCCCTGCCCAGGCACAGTCCCGCACCGATAC
This genomic window contains:
- a CDS encoding alpha/beta hydrolase — encoded protein: MPKHSIHAAATAATALVCLAAFGPVPSSAAAAVPRSVGPPSPAGSSRFVPGPCPKTPEPIEALSDARCGFLEVPENRSRPGSRTIKLAVARIPAASDEPAADPVVFMAGGPGADTFDDIPFLVDSGLNKDRELIVMAQRGNLYDQPNLACPEVDRFNAQAVGLGYDAQQAEQIMLKAVTDCRARLVADGVDLSAYNSTENAADFADLRTALGISQWNVYGYSYGSNLALTYLRLHPEGIRAVAIDSIAPSQFVTLPWTWGSTAEGIHNIFEACAAQPACKDRYPDLPQLLTEQVRKLEAQPLTLNVAPPDGGKPVKTVLDGGALLNLIVAFTPRPKDMPAALEELSKGNPERFAQARAAGSVQKVGEFAHGLTNSIACSEWAPGYSESDVLKAGQKAFPGWPDTVLAQPPQLPFQYPVCGIWNVPDRASAQRVPTFSSVPALVVSGTFDVKTGASWAKGVARNLSNSTSVQVPGIGHWVVPQSPCAQSVLASFLAHPTAPDTSCVDDVEPQPFTIIPK